The following proteins are encoded in a genomic region of Gossypium hirsutum isolate 1008001.06 chromosome D05, Gossypium_hirsutum_v2.1, whole genome shotgun sequence:
- the LOC107904911 gene encoding uncharacterized protein isoform X3, which yields MISVVNDDAEFDKRSDTIEEKARVSTDEAIGSRNEDNRLSLGVSDEEGRVSPMEHDLKDFRVSENNRSEEVRESNANSVDRRIGDESRVFDVNDRVEQNDMINDDENDRIENSEKLEKDTGSDYKSLLSEFDDYVANDRIGGGTSRALSYGFEVGDMVWGKVKSHPWWPGHIFNEAFASSSVRRTRREGHVLVAFFGDSSYGWFDPAELVPFDRHFMEKSQQTNLRTFVKAVEEAMDEASRRRGLGLACKCRNPYNFRPTNVQGYFVVDVPDYEPNGVYSVNQIRNARNSFKPSETLSFMKQLASDTGAFDHQSIEFLKNKATVCSFRKAVFEEYDETYAQAFGVRPSRPSNSAVDAPTRPSKEAPRGLYHFSLEGSEHYNNSGFHVNAPLSGPLVIAEALGGGKSSKKPVKAKDHSKKDRYLFKRREEAASPTMTSTFREGSPTFVAGDYVLQKRAPVSQIPVKQEQAVVMSKDGVSSSGDLSGNAVPSANQTSAPAAAIDGKPSLNKSDGVSATFQSEGDVIFDPKSEGGNLSRSYEVVQKPDMDSTAKLEGGQGLDQVRDGLTSEHPYPVDIKRPGGVSAEGGVKKVKKRSSADIGVENSALVEKKKKKKKKETGSETNSDKPKKPSLLGKDGAKSAQIGLGPREESQANQQKKDVDPTHSSFNSVGASTTIAVGNSGFELAQLLSDLHALALDPFHGVERNSPTIVRQCFLRYRSLVYQKSLVVLPTSEMDSTELRAGKPPLVGGSDNTKENVRDSTPSKPVRPLARPDDPTKAGLKRLPSDRLEEIAAKRLKKLSQLKSLAAEKKGNLRASEAPKVEVKEQPTTGPPARPTKKPDSLRKVESLPRAVEPTMLVMKFPPQVSLPSVAELKARFGRFGSLDQSAIRVFWKSSTCRVVFRHKIDAQAAYRYANGTNSLFGNVNVRYHLRSVEAPTAEALDSDKARGDETGSETIRVKDPVVERPAAPVVAHQPLPQPTVQLKSCLKKPTSEVAGQASGGNGGRGTARVKFMLGGEETSRGDQLMVGNRNFNNNPSFGDTAAPSVAMEFNTKNIQKLVVQQAWIFHSRC from the exons ATGATATCTGTTGTGAACGACGATGCTGAATTTGATAAACGATCGGATACAATCGAAGAGAAAGCTAGGGTTTCTACCGATGAAGCTATTGGTAGCCGTAATGAGGACAATAGATTGAGCTTAGGAGTTTCTGATGAAGAAGGTAGGGTTTCTCCAATGGAGCACGATTTGAAAGATTTTAGGGTTTCAGAGAATAATAGATCTGAGGAGGTTAGGGAGAGTAATGCCAATAGTGTAGATAGAAGAATAGGCGACGAATCTAGGGTTTTTGATGTAAATGATCGAGTGGAACAGAATGATATGATAAACGACGATGAGAATGATAGAATAGAGAATTCAGAGAAGCTGGAGAAGGATACTGGTTCAGACTATAAGTCCTTGTTATCTGAGTTCGATGATTATGTAGCCAATGATAGAATTGGTGGAGGGACTTCAAGGGCGTTGAGTTATGGGTTTGAAGTGGGTGATATGGTTTGGGGAAAGGTGAAATCTCATCCTTGGTGGCCTGGGCATATATTTAATGAAGCATTTGCATCTTCATCTGTACGCCGGACAAGGAGAGAGGGACATGTGTTAGTTGCGTTCTTTGGGGATAGTAGTTATGGATGGTTCGACCCAGCTGAGCTTGTCCCTTTTGATCGTCATTTTATGGAGAAATCACAGCAGACAAACTTGAGGACTTTTGTCAAGGCTGTGGAAGAGGCAATGGATGAGGCAAGTCGGAGGCGTGGTCttggtttggcttgtaaatgtaggAACCCATATAATTTTCGGCCCACAAATGTCCAAGGGTACTTTGTAGTTGATGTGCCTGATTATGAACCAAATGGGGTTTATTCAGTGAATCAGATTAGGAATGCAAGAAATAGTTTTAAGCCCAGTGAGACCCTTTCATTTATGAAACAACTGGCATCAGACACTGGAGCTTTTGATCACCAGAGCATTGAGTTTCTTAAGAATAAGGCTACTGTTTGTTCTTTCCGGAAGGCCGTGTTTGAGGAGTATGATGAGACATATGCGCAGGCTTTTGGGGTGCGGCCATCACGCCCTTCTAATTCGGCTGTTGATGCTCCAACACGACCTTCTAAAGAGGCACCGCGAG GTCTATACCACTTCTCATTGGAGGGGTCAGAACACTATAATAACTCTGGCTTCCATGTGAACG CTCCTTTGAGTGGACCACTGGTGATCGCAGAAGCCTTAGGTGGTGGGAAGAGTTCTAAAAAACCTGTAAAAGCTAAGGACCATTCAAAGAAAGACAGATACCTATTCAAACGAAGAGAAGAAGCAGCTAGTCCAACAATGACATCAACTTTCAGAGAGGGATCACCAACATTTGTAGCTGGAGATTATGTGTTGCAGAAGAGGGCTCCAGTTTCTCAGATTCCAGTAAAACAAGAGCAGGCTGTTGTTATGAGCAAGGATGGTGTAAGTTCAAGTGGAGATTTATCTGGAAATGCAGTTCCATCTGCAAACCAGACTTCAGCCCCCGCTGCTGCTATAGATGGAAAGCCGTCTTTGAATAAAAGTGATGGTGTGTCTGCAACTTTTCAGTCCGAAGGTGATGTTATATTTGACCCAAAATCTGAGGGTGGAAATTTGTCCAGATCATATGAAGTAGTTCAGAAACCTGATATGGATTCCACTGCAAAACTGGAAGGAGGCCAGGGATTAGATCAAGTTCGAGATGGTCTTACCAGTGAGCATCCTTACCCAGTTGATATAAAGCGCCCTGGTGGCGTGAGTGCTGAGGGTGGGGTGAAGAAAGTGAAAAAGCGATCTTCAGCTGATATAGGTGTTGAGAACTCTGCTTTGgtggagaaaaagaagaagaaaaagaagaaagagactGGTTCAGAAACAAACTCTGATAAACCAAAGAAGCCTTCTCTCCTTGGAAAAGATGGGGCCAAATCCGCTCAGATTGGTTTGGGTCCTAGAGAAGAGTCTCAGGCGAATCAGCAGAAGAAAGATGTTGATCCTACTCATTCCTCATTCAATTCTGTTGGGGCTTCCACAACCATTGCTGTGGGAAATTCTGGATTTGAACTTGCACAACTACTGAGTGATTTGCATGCTCTGGCTCTTGATCCCTTTCATGGTGTGGAAAGGAATAGCCCAACAATCGTTAGGCAATGCTTTTTGCGATACCGGTCACTTGTTTATCAGAAAAGCTTGGTTGTGTTACCAACATCAGAGATGGATTCTACTGAGCTTCGTGCTGGTAAACCTCCTTTGGTTGGAGGCTCTGACAACACCAAGGAGAATGTTAGAGACTCGACTCCTTCAAAACCAGTGAGACCCCTTGCAAGACCTGATGATCCAACAAAAGCTGGACTGAAGCGTCTCCCATCTGATCGTCTAGAAGAAATTGCTGCAAAGAGGTTGAAAAAACTTAGTCAGTTGAAATCATTAGCTGCAGAGAAGAAGGGCAATCTGAGGGCTTCGGAAGCTCCAAAAGTTGAAGTTAAAGAACAGCCAACTACAGGGCCCCCAGCAAGACCGACTAAAAAACCAGATTCTTTAAGGAAAGTGGAGTCTCTACCTAGGGCTGTTGAGCCTACAATGCTGGTTATGAAGTTTCCTCCTCAGGTATCACTTCCATCAGTTGCAGAATTGAAGGCAAGATTTGGACGCTTCGGCTCATTAGATCAGTCAGCTATCCGTGTGTTTTGGAAGTCCTCAACATGCCGTGTTGTGTTCAGACACAAGATTGATGCTCAGGCTGCATATAGATATGCTAATGGAACCAACTCCCTTTTTGGCAATGTGAACGTGAGATACCATCTTCGAAGTGTGGAAGCTCCTACAGCTGAAGCACTAGATTCTGACAAGGCACGAGGAGACGAGACTGGCAGTGAAACCATACGAGTTAAGGATCCTGTGGTTGAAAGACCAGCAGCACCGGTGGTTGCACACCAGCCACTTCCACAACCAACGGTCCAGCTGAAGTCCTGTTTGAAGAAACCAACAAGTGAAGTGGCAGGGCAGGCAAGTGGGGGTAATGGAGGTAGAGGTACAGCGCGTGTAAAATTCATGTTGGGTGGGGAAGAAACTAGTAGGGGAGATCAATTGATGGTTGGTAATAGAAACTTCAACAACAATCCCAGTTTTGGTGATACTGCTGCACCTTCTGTTGCAATGGAATTTAATACTAAGAACATTCAAAAG CTAGTAGTACAACAAGCATGGATATTTCACAGCAGATGCTAA